The nucleotide sequence GAAGTGCACGACCACCGAAAGCACGCCGATGGCATGCACGTGCGATTCCTTCGCTTCGAGCCGCATCATGTACGGGTACATCAGCAGATAGCTGCTTTTGCACATGAACATCACGAGCGAGAGCACCCAGAAGAGCGCTACCGTCTGCGCGAAATAGCTGGCCACCGCAAGCACGCCCGCGGCGCACTGCGTGTAGATGAGCAGATGCATGGCGTCGAGCCGCTTCGCGATGCGCGCCCAGAGCGGCAGTGTGAGCATCACGACGATCGAGATGAACGCCACGTAAGCGCCTGCATGCACGGGACTCGTCACGCCATAGCGCGCCGCGAAGAACTGCGGGTAGAACGGAATCAGAATCGCGTCACTGACGACGGCGAAGGTCGTCATCAGGATGATCGTGCTGCGCAGCTTCATTGCGCCTCCAGCGGCGTTTTCACGAACGCTTCGGTGTCGGGCACCGAGAAGTCCTGCAGCGCGATGCGCCGCTCGATCTTGTAGTGTTCGACGCCCGTCAGCTCGCGCAGAATGCAGGAGTTGCGATAGCAGCTCATGCCAAGGTCGGGGTTGGTCAGGCCGTGGCTGTAGAGCCCCGCGTTCTGCACAAAGATCTCGCGCCCGCTCACGTCGATCGCATAGTTGCGCGAAAGGCGGTAACGCCCCTTGTCGTCCCAGCGGATGCGAGCGCGAATGCCGTCGATGAAGCCGGGCACGTTCTGCCCATAGCCGGTCGCGAAGATCGCGCCATCGGTGACATGGGTGTATTGCACGCCCTCGTCGCGCTGCACGAAGCGCAGGTGAAAGCGGTCGTCGATATGGTCGTGATAACAGGCGCTCAACTCGGAATTGGTGATGAGACGCGCGCTATTGCTGCCGCGGCTGCGCCGGTCGTCGAGCAGGTCGTAAATCTGGTTGATGAGCGAGGCGTTGACGCCTTTGTAGAGACTGTCCTGCTTGGCGATGATGTTTTCGCGCACGCCGTCCGGCAGGTTGTAGAAGTAGTCGATGTAGTCGGGCGAGATCATTTCCAGCGTGAGCTTGGTGTTCTCCATCTGGAAGAAACGTGGCGAGCGCGTGATCCACGTGAGCCTGTAGGCGTGCTCGTCGCTCTCCTTGAGCAGGTCGTAGAAGATCTCGGCCGCGCTCTGGCCGCTGCCGATGACGGCAATCGAGCGCTTTTGCTGCAGCTCGGTCTTACGCGCGACGTAATGCGCGCTATGGATGCAACGCTCGCGCAACTCGCCGCAGCACGGCGGCAACTGCGGCACGGAGCCCACGCCGATCACGAGGCGCAAGGCGCGATGCGTGAACGGCTGGCCGGTGCGCACGTGGCGCCCGCTCACCACGTAATGGCCTTGTTGCGCGTCGTACTGAACGTGCTCCACATTCGAGCCGAACGCGATGCTCGAAAGCTGGCTGATGGCCCATTTGCAGTAGCGGTTATATTCGGCGCGGCTCAGATAAAAACGCTCGCGAATGTAATACGCATAGAGCTTGCCTTCCTGCTTGCAGTAATTGAGGAAGCTGAACTTGCTTTTGGGGTCCGCGAGACTCACGAGGTCGGCGAGAAATGGATTTTGCAGCGTGGTGTCGTCGATCAGCATGCCCGGGTGCCAGTCGAAATCCTCGTTGCGTTCGAGGAACAGGCCGCGCAGATCGCGGATCGGTTCGGCCAGGCACGCGAGGCTCAGGTTGAACGGCCCGAGGCCAATCGCCACGAAGTCGAGCACGGGCGAGCGCGGGCCTGGATCGACGTTAGTTATACTAATGATTGAACTTTCACCTGATGCGGAAAGGACCATGTCGAGTTACCTCATCGAAGGAGGAAGACGGCGAGAAGGTTCACGAGACGCAACCGCGCAACCGTTTGCGCGGGCGAGTGACGTTTCGATGCGAATGAGAGTGATTCGCGTTTGAGGATCATAGAAAAGTCGCCGCGCAATGGCAAGAGCAAAACGCACTCGATCAGGATGCCAAACTATCGCGCCTGCCCAATACGCATCAAGGCTGGCATGTGCGATGGGCGGCAAAGTCCGGCTGCACCGGGGCGCGAGCGGAATCGGCTACGGCAGGGAAATAGTGGGGTTCGCAGCCGCAGCGCCCCATTTTTGGCGTCAAATCATCTGACAAAAACCCTCTGCACGGCAGGGGTTAGATGCGCGCGGGGAACATTTCGGCTCTAATCGCGCGCGATTCGCGTGTGCGGGGGCAGGGCGTTGGGCAATCGTGACGCGATGATCCCAAACGTCCGCTTGCGCTACGCTATCAATCAGGTTTGCGCGGTGGCGGGCTATGTCGCGCCAGGAACCGGTCGAGCTGGCCGGCAAACGCTTTGCTGTCACGCGCGCTGAACGGTGCCGGACCGCCCGTTTCGATGCCTGCATTGCGCAGTTGATCCATCACGTCGCGCATCGTCAGCCGTTCCTGAATATTTTCGCGCGTGAACCAGTTGCCGCGCGGATCGAGCGCCTGCGCGCTTTTGTCGAGCACGGCGGCGGCAAGCGGAATGTCGGCAGTGATCACGAGGTCGCCCGGCTCGACCAGTTCGACAATGCGGGCATCGGCCACGTCGAATCCCGCCGGCACCTGAATCGACTTGATGAAGGGCGACGGCGGTGTGCGCAGATATTGGTTAGCAACCAGCGTCACCTGGACTTCGGCTCGCCGCGCGGCGCGAAACAGCATGTCCTTGATGACGGCGGGGCAGGCGTCAGCGTCGACCAGCACTTGCATGTAGGTATTCCCGGCACAGTAAAGCGCGATCATATCGCACTCGTATCGCACTGCTGGCGATGCGCCGCGCGTCGCCCGACGTTTCCCGTTGCTCCGTTTCGCGGCAAGACATACGAGCTGTCACACAAGGGCCGTCGCAGGGATTCGACGATTGCTGCTGTTTCCGTGCGCTACGCTTCCCGGCCGCCGCCGCAAGCAGGCGGCCGCCGGGCGCGCTTCAAGCCAACGCTTTGGCGTGAAATGCCATATGTTCGCCGATAAAGCTGGCGATGAAGTAATAACTGTGGTCGTAGCCTTCGCGAACGTTGAGATGCAGCGGGTGTCCTGCGTGTTCGCAGGCCGCCTGCAGCAGTTCCGGCCGTAACTGCGTGCTCAGGAATTCGTCGCCGCCGCCTTGCTCCACGAGTAGCGGCAACTTTTCGCTCGCATTGCCGACCAGTTCCACGGCGTCATACTGCTTCCACGTTTCGCGGTCATCGCCAAGGTAGGCGGCGAGCGCCTTTTCTCCCCACGGCACCTGGCTCGGCGCCACGATCGGCGAGAACGCGGATACGCTGCGATAACGGCCCGGATTGCGCAGCGCAACGACCAGCGCGCCATGCCCGCCCATCGAATGCCCGCTGATCGCTCGCGCGTCACTCGCGGCAAACCCGGCCTCGACAACGGCCGGCAATTCGGAGACCACGTAGTCGTACATGCGGAAGTGCTTTGCCCACGGTTCGCGCGTGGCGTTCACGTAGAAGCCTGCACCCTGGCCGAGATCGTAGTCGGGCGAATCGGGCACATCGCCGCCGCGCGGACTGGTGTCCGGCGCGACGACGATGATCCCGTGTTCCGCCGCGTAGCGTTGCACGCCTGCCTTGGTGATGAAGTTCTGCTCGGTGCAGGTCAGGCCCGAAAGCCAGTACAACACGGGGCATTTCTGCCCACGCAACGCGGCCTCGGGCAGATAGACGCCGAACTTCATTTCGCCGCCAACGGTGGAAGAGGCGTGCTTCCAGACCTCCTGGCTGCCGCCGTGGCTGACGTGTTTCTCAATGCGCTGCATAAGCGGTCAGGCCTCCCGGTAAGTGCCCTTGGCCTTGGCGGCCTGGGCGGAGAGAAGATCCATCAGCGCGGGACTCAGGCAGTCGTACGGCTCAAGGCCCTTGTCGCGCAGCGTTTGGCGCACGTCGGCCATGGCCGAAGGCGGCGTGCCGCTCTCGATGATCGAGGAGACGAAGGCCGCGAAGCCGGGGCCGTCCCAGCCGGCGTCCTTCGAAAGCTCCGTGTGAATGAAGTCGAGGCCGTAGAACGCGTGGTCCTTCTTCTCGATGCGGCCATACAGATGCGTGCCGCAGGCGGTGCAGGCATGGCGCAGGATCGTGGCCTTGTCGTCCACGACCTTCAGCTTTTCCCCATGCGCCGTGACCGTCACCTTGTCGCGCGGCACGACACCCACCACAGAAAACAGCGCCCCTGCGGGCTTCCAGCACTGGGTGCATCCGCAGGCATGGTTGAACAAGACCTGCGAGTCGATGCGCACTTCGACGGGGTCTTGCGCGCACTGGCAGCGCAGCGTGCCGCCGGCGAAGTTCTCGGCACCTTTCTGAATGCCGCGATCAACCGTGGGGTGAATGGCTGAGGCCATGGTCTCTCTCCTTCCTTGCGTGTCAGTAATGAACGACGGTCCGGATCGATTTGCCTTCGTGCATCAAGTCGAAGGCTTCGTTGATGCCCGAAAGCGGCTTCGTGTGGGTGACGAACGGCGCGAGCTGGATCTTGCCCGCCATCGCGTCTTCGACCATGCCCGGCAATTGCGAGCGGCCCTTCACGCCGCCGAATGCCGTGCCCAGCCAGCGGCGGCCCGTCACGAGCTGGAACGGGCGCGTGGAGATTTCCTGACCCGCGCCGGCCACGCCGATGACGACCGACTGGCCCCAGCCGCGGTGCGCGCATTCGAGCGCCGCACGCATGACGTTGACGTTGCCGATGCATTCGAAGCTGTGATCCACGCCCCAGCCCGTCATGTCGACGATCACCTGCTGAATGGGCTTTTCGTGATCCTTGGGGTTCACGCAATCGGTGGCGCCAAAGGCGCGCGCCAGATCGAATTTGCCCGGATTGGTGTCGACGGCGATGATGCGGCCGGCCTTGGCGAGCTTCGCGCCCTGAATGACGGCGAGGCCGATACCACCAAGACCGAATACGGCGACGGTATCGCCTTCCTGCACCTTGGCGGTGTTCTTCACCGCGCCAAGACCCGTGGTCACGCCGCAGCCCAGCAGGCACACCTGCTCGGGATTGGCTTGCGGATTGATCTTCGCGAGCGATACTTCGGCCACCACGGTGTACTCGCTGAACGTGGAGCAGCCCATGTAATGGTAGAGGGGCTGGCCGTTGTAGCTGAAGCGGGACGTGCCGTCGGGCATCACGCCCTTACCCTGGGTCGCGCGCACGGACACGCACAGATTGGTCTTGCCGCTCTTGCAGAAGAGGCACTCGCCGCATTCGGCGGTATAGAGGGGGATCACGTGATCGCCGGGCTTCACGCTGGTCACGCCTTCGCCCACTTCCACGACGATTCCGGCGCCCTCGTGGCCGAGCACGACGGGGAAGAGGCCTTCGGGGTCGTCGCCCGAGAGCGTGAAGGCGTCAGTGTGACAAACGCCGGTGTGCGTGATCTTGACCAGCACCTCGCCCTTGCGGGGCGGTTCGACGTCGATCTCGACGATCTCGAGGGGCTTGCCCGGCGCAAACGCTACTGCAGCACGCGATTTCATAGTAGTCCTGTAAAAAAAGGGGTTCGGCCAAATCGAGGCGGGAAATCCCGCGGTGAGCTAGCGTAGATAGGTTCGAACGAGGGTCACGACATCATCGATCGTTCCTGGGGACTCCGCTGATCCCGCAAGGTGGGTGAACTCTTCGCGCAAGTGGCTTTCGAGCACACCGGCCATCACGCCGTTGATCGCGCCGCGAATCGCCGCCAGTTGCTGGAGCACCGGCGCGCAGTCGGCGCCTTCCTCCAGCGCGCGCTCCAGCGCGTCCAGTTGGCCGCGAACCTTGCGCACGCGCGTCAGCACGCGCTTCTTTTCTTCGGGGGAATGAGGCATGACAGCATCGATATTATGGATACTGTGGGGCAGTATAGGGCAATACTGCCGGGGAGTATACGTCCGCATCGATTTTGCTAACGTAATGCCTGGTGAATATCGGGGCTGTTGCTCAGGGCATGCGGCGCATAATGGGTCCATGCTGGTCCCTGGCCGCGACGAGGTTGTATGCGCTGCACAAACTGCGGATTCGAGAATCTCAATGAGCGATGCGTGAACGATCGGTGACGGACGTGGATGAGCGTACCGACCGAGGAGGCGACTCATGGCGACGATGCGAACAAGGAGCCAGAAAAAAGACCACGACCCCGCGGCGCCCAGGCAGATCGCGCTGGCGTTGCAGGGCGGCGGGATGCACGGCGCGTTCACATGGGGCGTGATCGACCGCCTGCTCGAAGATGAAAGGCTGACGATAGAAGGCGTGAGCGCGACCAGCGCCGGCGCAATGAACGGCGCGGTGCTTGCGTACGGGCTGTTGAAGGGGGGCGTGGGCGGTGCACGCCAGGCGTTGCACGACTTCTGGGAGGCGGTGGCCGAGTCGGCCGAGCGCAACAACCCGCTGCGCTGGATTCCGTGGCTCAAGGGCTCGCACAGCTTTGGGCTCGATCATTCGCCGCTCTATGCGGTTGCCGACATCATGCTGCGCGTGTTCTCGCCTTACCAGTTCAATCCGGGCAACGTGAACCCGCTGCGCCAGGTGCTCGAAAGCCAGGTTGACTTTGCCGCGCTGCGCAAGGCGTGCCCCATTCTGCTGTACCTGTGCGCAACCAACGTGGAGACGGGCAAGATACGCCTCTTCACGGGTGAGGATATTTGCGCGGACGCCGTGCTCGCCTCCGCATGCGTGCCGACTCTGTTCCATGCCGTCACGATCGCGGGCGAGCACTACTGGGACGGCGGCTATATGGGCAACCCGGCCATTTATCCGCTGATCTACCACTGCAAGACGCGCGACGTGGTGATCGTCCACATCAATCCGCTCGTGCGGCCAGGCGTCCCGGTCACGGCGGCGGACATTCTGAACCGCATCAACGAGATCAGTTTCAACTCGTCGCTCATGCGCGAAATGCGCGCAATTGCCTTCGTCACGGAGTTGATCCAGCAAGGCAAACTCGCTCAGGAGGAGATGAAGGAAATGCTGATCCATTCGATCCGCTCCGACGCCGCCATGTGCGCGCTCAGCGTGTCGAGCAAGTACAACGCGGATTGGGATTTTCTGTGCAAACTGCGCGACAACGGCCGCAAGGAAGCCGATGCCTGGCTCACGCAGCATTATGCGGATATCGGTCGGCGTTCGAGCATCGACATTCGCGAAGAATTTCTCTGAAAAATTTCACTGAAAATCGCGCAATGCGCAAAGGAGCAGAGGTGAACCGCACGCAGGGGCGCTTCGTCGAGTTATGGTTGCGCAGCGGGGGAGCGAACGCCGAGGCCGTCTATGCCGATCTCGCGCGTCGCTATGGCGAACCGGGGCGGCACTATCACACGTTGCACCACGTGCGCCGCTGCCTGCGCGATTTCGATCAGGCGCGCGAAGTCATTGCGCAGGGCGATCTCGTGGAGCTTGCGCTGTGGTGCCACGATGTGATCTATGTTCCAGGCGCCAGGGATAATGAGCAGCGCAGTGCGGAGTGGTTGCGGCGCTGCGCAGGCGATCGTATTGCAACATGCGAGCGCATTTGCGAAGCGATTCTCGCGACCCGGCATACCGGCGTTCCCGATGAACTGGATGTGCGCTTCGTATGCGACATCGATCTCGCTTCACTCGGCGCGCCGCGCCGCCAGTTTCGTGATAACGGCGTGCGCCTGAGAGCCGAGCGCCCGGACCTCGACGACCGTGCGTATGCCATGCACGAGCAAAAGTTGCTGCAAGGTCTCCTCGCGCGGCCGCGCATCTACCTGACCGATTACTTTCATTCACATTGCGAGGCGGCGGCACGCGCCAATCTCGCGTGGCGGCTCGCACGGCCGATGCCGGGCGCTGCCCCATGAGCCCGGGTATGCAAATCCATGGTTTGCTCAGGCAAGTGCTGGAAGACGTCATGTCGGTCATGGACGACGTGACGCTTCCCGGCGCGTATCACGCCGCGTTTCTCGACAAGACCAACGAGATGCTGCGCGCGCTCGAAATGCGCCATGCACAAGAGGAGGAGTAATTACCTGAGTTCGTTGTCGGCTGGCAGGTCCCGGCTGACGATTTCTGGTGTTTCGCTGAACACGATACGAACTATCGAACCCGGCCCGTCCCGGCTTTCGATACGAAACTGCGCGCCGATCATCCGTGCGCGCTCCCGCATGCCCTGTAGCCCATACGAATTACCACGGATCGCTTTCGCGACATCGAATCCGCTGCCATCGTCATGGACCTCGAGTTCGAAATGATCGTGGATGCGACGCAGGACGACCTGGGCATGCGAGGCCTGCGCGTGCCGGCTGACGTTGGTGAGCGCCTCCTGCACGATACGAAAAACAGCCGTCGCACGGTCGTCGCTCAACGTAGGTTCACGGCCTTCGAGCCGGAACGTGCAAACCGTTGCATTGTGCCGTGTGAAGTCCTGAACGAGCCATTCGAGCGCGGAAAGGAGTCCGAAGTTCAGCGCGGCAGGCCGCAAGTGACTCGCGACGTTGCGCACGATGTCGATGGTGCGTTCGGCCAGACTTCCGATGTCGCCCACCTTTTGTTTCCACTCGGCGCCGTGAGTCAGCGCGAGCTTGAGCAAAGAAACGTTGATCTTGATTGCGGTGAGCAATTGGCCCAGTTCGTCGTGGATGGTCATGGCGATCTGGCGCCGCTCTTCCTCGCGGATCGATTCCTGATGGGACGAAAGCTGCCGCAACTGCTCGCGTGAATGCCGAAGCAACTGCTCGGTACGCGTGCGTTCGCGCACTTCCTCCTCGAGCTGATCGCGATGGCGCGTGAGTATCTCCATCGCCTGCTTGCGGCCGGAGATGTCGGTCAACTGCCCTTCGAGGCATTGTGGTCCCGTGCCGTCGTAGCGTATGCCGCGGGCGTTGAGCTGGCACCACACCGCGGTGCCGTCGGCGCGAGTCAGCTCGATTTCCAGCCCTGCGATCTTGCCGGCCAGGTGCAGCATGGCGAACAGTTGCGCCGTATTCTCGCCCGAGTATGGCGGTGGCGCGTGAACGGCGCACGCGTTATCGCCGAGCGCAGCCATCATGCTCTGAACGTCACGATAGCCGAGCAGTTGAGCCATCGCGGGATTGGCGTCGCGCAGCTTGCCATTGCGATCGAGTACGAAGAATCCTTCGAGTGAATTCTCGATGATGCTGCGGTATTTACGCTCGCTCTCCCTGAGCGATGCGGTCGAATCGCTCAATCGTTCGGCCATTACGTTCACGCGTGCCGCCAGCCGTCCGAGTTCGACACTGGATTCGATCGCGCACCGGCTGTCCAGATCGCCGGATGCGATGCGGTCGACCATTTCCTCCAGGCGTCGTATGGGTTCGCGCACCAGGTGTTTGATAAGCAGAAAGGTCGTGACATACACCACAGCGAGCACGAGCACCAGTGTTCCCAGCACCGCCGCGCGCGCGGCTTCGAAACCGCGGTCGGCAGCGGCCCTCGTCAATACCACTCGGACCTCGCCGATCTTTTCGGGCGGTGCGTTGCCGGGTGGGGTGAATGCTATCGGCCGCACGCGCACCACGCGCGCCTGCGGGTCAGGCATCGGCGCATTGCTCGCGTCGGCGAGCACGCCATAATTGGTCGCGGTAACGGTGAAGCTCACCACCTCCGGATTCGGTTTGAGCACGTTCAGTTGCCGTGCAATCGCCTCGCGATCGACATTCCATAGCGGCTGCGCAAGCGATTGACTCAGCAGATCGGCAATGCGGTTCGCGCGTTCATCGAGTTCCGCGATCCGGCGCTCGCGCGCATGTTCCAGCAGGAAGAAAGCCGACGTTCCCGCCACCAGCGTACAGAGCACGAGCAGCGAGAGCACGAGCCGTGCATGCAGGCTGCGTGGAAAGCGCACTCGGGAAACGGTCTGCGAAGGGGCTCGCAACGGGGTTTGCAGCATCACGCGGCCTTTGAAGCGGCATTGAGCAGGGCGTCGAGATCGAACGCGTAGGCGCCTGCGCGCCGGCTTTGGATGCGTGAAAAGCCGCTGAAGTCGAGGGGCGTGCTGCCTTGAAATGCAATCTCCGCGTAACGCCCCGCGTCGCTGCCGTCGAGCACTTTCAGATAGTCGAGCCGCTGACGCGGGCCGCCGACTTGCGCAAAGTCCGCGCCGTAATGGTAGTCGTGAATGAGGACCATCGCGCACGCGCCGATGAACTGGTCGCCTGCGACGATCGCGGCCAGCTCGCCGCGAACGACCGAAGCGACGGCTTCACGCAGCGCGCCAACGCCGCCAACGATGGTCGACAGATGCCGTTCCTGCACCGCGCTCAATGCGCCAAGCGTCATCGTGTCGTTAGCAGCCCATAGGATATTGGCATCCGGATAGCGCGAGAGCAGCACGCGTGCTTTGTCGCGCCCATCGGAAAAACTCCAGTCGCCATAAACAAGCTGATCGATACGGTCCTGCGACCGGCGCGCCAACGCGGCCTGCACGCCCGCGGCGCGCTGCGCCGACACAGGCGTGGCAGGGTCGCCCGTAATGCCGATCACGCGCGCCGGCCCGCTGCCGTTCAAGCGGCGCAGGTAGTCCATGAGCCGATAGCTTCCGCGCTCGGCATCGGCGGTGACGGTGCCGATCCAGTTCGCGATCCGGCCGCGCTCGTTACCCGTTTGCGCGCGCTGGGTCTCGGTCAGATCATTGTGGATCAACAGAACCCTGGCTGATGAGCGCACGAGCGTTTGGAGCATCTGGGGCGCCGCCATCTTCTCGTTGACGATCACCACATAGTCGGGCGCGGCCGAACGCGCGGCTACGGACTCGGCCTGGCGAAGCATCAGCAGATGATCGCGCTCCGCGTAAAGCACTTCTAGCTGCATGCCGAAACGTCTTGCAGTCGCGGCCATGAAGCGCGACACGAGCTGCCAGTGCTGACCCGTATCGTGTTCCACGCTTTCGCCAGGATTCAGAAATACGACGCTTGCCGGCGGGCGGCTGACCGGCAACGCCATGGCCGCCCGCATGGTCACGAGGCTCGCGCCTATGCCGACGCATTGCGCGATCATCTGTCTTCTGTTCATACGAAATCAGCGTATGCCATGCGGGGCATTGTGTGGAACCGAAGGGGCAGTCGCGCGCAGCATAACGCGACGTAATCGCGTCGACAATCCGCTTTACTGCGGGCGAGGATGGTCATTCAAGGCAGATATTCAAGGGTGCGACTAGCGATCGAAGCCCGATATTCAGGATTTCCTGACACGAAATTCAGGATTCCCTTTTACCGTTTGCAGTCGAAGACGACTGCACGCGATCATTGGCGGGATCATCATGACGTCAGCATATTTTTGAAGCGGCAGAGGCGACGCGCGATGATTTTCGAGTGGGACGACGGTCTGGCGTGCGTTCAGGACGTGGACACGATCTGCATGCGCCTGTTCGATGCATGGTGCGAATCCCGCAATCTCACGCCATTGGCGTATTTGATGCACTGCTGGCCGCTATCGGACAACCGTGCGGGCACGATACGGCGTTTGCAGGAAAGCATGAAGGACCTGCGTCACAACCATGCGGACAAACTCGATCTGTATGCGTTGTCCGCGCTTGGCGAACTCGCGCGCAGTCTCGATGAACTGATCGATCGTGCGGAAACTTCCGCGCGGCAGTCGTTCGCCACGTAGCGTACGGAGGGCTAACGGGACGCGGGAATCCGTATTACCTGCATACGTGATAACGAGTTGCCGGAGGGCCATGGCTTTGGCAACGATGTCAAAACAAAGGAACCAGGGCCGGAGCAACCGTGGGCATGATGACTGACTCGCAGGCCACGACAACGAGCGTCTGCACGATTCTGGTCGCAGGCGGTACGCCGAACGAGACCCGTTTGATCGCCGATCATCTCGTATGGGAGGGCTATCGGGTGCTCCCCGCAAACAACGGCCTCGAAGTGCTGGAGCGCTCGTACGTCTCTCAGCCCGAACTGATTCTGCTCGACGCAGAAGCCGCCAGTGTGGGCGCCCTCGCAACCTGCCGGAGCCTGAAGGCAGACGAGCGCACGCGCGACATACCGGTGGTGCTCATGATGCCGGCTGGCAATCATCGAGACCTGGCCGATGGGTTCAGGGCCGGCGCAGCCGACCATCTATGCAAGCCCGTGCACGTCGAAGCCCTGATGGCCAGAGTCCGGACCCATACTGCGTTACGCTCGGCCCAACAGCGCATCGTCATGCAGCAGCGCCGCCTGCAAGCGTGCGAAGCGCGCTTTCGGGCCATCGTCGAATCAGGCCCGGTGGCGATGGGCATCACCTCGATGCCCGACGGCCATCTGCTTTATTCCAATGCGCGGTTTCGCGAGCTGTTTCGCATCGATGAAGCGGCGTGCGCGAACGTCAGTATTGTCGACTTCTACGTCGATCCGATGGAGCGCGAGCGACTGGTGCGTTGTCTCGCCGCGCAAGGCAGCTTCGGCGACGCGGAGGTGAGACTGCGCCGTCCGGACGGGACGCAGTTCTGGGCCATGGCCACAGCACGGTTGTCGAACTACGACGGCGCGCCCGCCATTTACGTAGGCCTGCATGACATTTCGGGCCGCAAGTGCGTGGAGGACGAACTCGTGCGCTCGCGCGAGCAGCAGCGTGCACTGTCGGCCTATCTGGAGGGTATGCGCGAAGACGAGCGCAAGCGCAGCGCGCTGGAGATACAGGACGAACTGGGCCAGTTGCTGACCGCGCTGAAGATGGATGTCTCGCTGCTGAGGATGCGGCTCACCGACGATCCCGAGGCGACAGGCAGAGCCGACGACATGCGCGAACTGGTCGAAGGCACGATATGGATGGTCCGCAATGTGGCAAGCCACCTGCGGCCCGCGGCGCTCAACTTCGGCCTCGTTTCGGCACTCGAATGGCTGACCAGTCAATGGAGCCGGCACAACGCCATCCCGTGCGAACTGCACATTTCAAGCGGCGAGCCCACCTTGCGGGACATGCAGGCCACCGCGCTCTTTCGCATCGTCGAGGCTGCATTGACGAATGTCGCGCGCCACGCTGCGGCGCAGCGCGTCGCGGTCACGCTCATCACAGGGCCCGGCTCGCTCGACTTGCGCGTTC is from Paraburkholderia flagellata and encodes:
- the gfa gene encoding S-(hydroxymethyl)glutathione synthase gives rise to the protein MASAIHPTVDRGIQKGAENFAGGTLRCQCAQDPVEVRIDSQVLFNHACGCTQCWKPAGALFSVVGVVPRDKVTVTAHGEKLKVVDDKATILRHACTACGTHLYGRIEKKDHAFYGLDFIHTELSKDAGWDGPGFAAFVSSIIESGTPPSAMADVRQTLRDKGLEPYDCLSPALMDLLSAQAAKAKGTYREA
- a CDS encoding patatin-like phospholipase family protein; translation: MRTRSQKKDHDPAAPRQIALALQGGGMHGAFTWGVIDRLLEDERLTIEGVSATSAGAMNGAVLAYGLLKGGVGGARQALHDFWEAVAESAERNNPLRWIPWLKGSHSFGLDHSPLYAVADIMLRVFSPYQFNPGNVNPLRQVLESQVDFAALRKACPILLYLCATNVETGKIRLFTGEDICADAVLASACVPTLFHAVTIAGEHYWDGGYMGNPAIYPLIYHCKTRDVVIVHINPLVRPGVPVTAADILNRINEISFNSSLMREMRAIAFVTELIQQGKLAQEEMKEMLIHSIRSDAAMCALSVSSKYNADWDFLCKLRDNGRKEADAWLTQHYADIGRRSSIDIREEFL
- the frmR gene encoding formaldehyde-responsive transcriptional repressor FrmR, which produces MPHSPEEKKRVLTRVRKVRGQLDALERALEEGADCAPVLQQLAAIRGAINGVMAGVLESHLREEFTHLAGSAESPGTIDDVVTLVRTYLR
- the fghA gene encoding S-formylglutathione hydrolase, producing the protein MQRIEKHVSHGGSQEVWKHASSTVGGEMKFGVYLPEAALRGQKCPVLYWLSGLTCTEQNFITKAGVQRYAAEHGIIVVAPDTSPRGGDVPDSPDYDLGQGAGFYVNATREPWAKHFRMYDYVVSELPAVVEAGFAASDARAISGHSMGGHGALVVALRNPGRYRSVSAFSPIVAPSQVPWGEKALAAYLGDDRETWKQYDAVELVGNASEKLPLLVEQGGGDEFLSTQLRPELLQAACEHAGHPLHLNVREGYDHSYYFIASFIGEHMAFHAKALA
- a CDS encoding S-(hydroxymethyl)glutathione dehydrogenase/class III alcohol dehydrogenase — protein: MKSRAAVAFAPGKPLEIVEIDVEPPRKGEVLVKITHTGVCHTDAFTLSGDDPEGLFPVVLGHEGAGIVVEVGEGVTSVKPGDHVIPLYTAECGECLFCKSGKTNLCVSVRATQGKGVMPDGTSRFSYNGQPLYHYMGCSTFSEYTVVAEVSLAKINPQANPEQVCLLGCGVTTGLGAVKNTAKVQEGDTVAVFGLGGIGLAVIQGAKLAKAGRIIAVDTNPGKFDLARAFGATDCVNPKDHEKPIQQVIVDMTGWGVDHSFECIGNVNVMRAALECAHRGWGQSVVIGVAGAGQEISTRPFQLVTGRRWLGTAFGGVKGRSQLPGMVEDAMAGKIQLAPFVTHTKPLSGINEAFDLMHEGKSIRTVVHY
- a CDS encoding YaiI/YqxD family protein translates to MQVLVDADACPAVIKDMLFRAARRAEVQVTLVANQYLRTPPSPFIKSIQVPAGFDVADARIVELVEPGDLVITADIPLAAAVLDKSAQALDPRGNWFTRENIQERLTMRDVMDQLRNAGIETGGPAPFSARDSKAFAGQLDRFLARHSPPPRKPD
- a CDS encoding HD domain-containing protein, with the protein product MRKGAEVNRTQGRFVELWLRSGGANAEAVYADLARRYGEPGRHYHTLHHVRRCLRDFDQAREVIAQGDLVELALWCHDVIYVPGARDNEQRSAEWLRRCAGDRIATCERICEAILATRHTGVPDELDVRFVCDIDLASLGAPRRQFRDNGVRLRAERPDLDDRAYAMHEQKLLQGLLARPRIYLTDYFHSHCEAAARANLAWRLARPMPGAAP
- a CDS encoding lysine N(6)-hydroxylase/L-ornithine N(5)-oxygenase family protein; its protein translation is MLDFVAIGLGPFNLSLACLAEPIRDLRGLFLERNEDFDWHPGMLIDDTTLQNPFLADLVSLADPKSKFSFLNYCKQEGKLYAYYIRERFYLSRAEYNRYCKWAISQLSSIAFGSNVEHVQYDAQQGHYVVSGRHVRTGQPFTHRALRLVIGVGSVPQLPPCCGELRERCIHSAHYVARKTELQQKRSIAVIGSGQSAAEIFYDLLKESDEHAYRLTWITRSPRFFQMENTKLTLEMISPDYIDYFYNLPDGVRENIIAKQDSLYKGVNASLINQIYDLLDDRRSRGSNSARLITNSELSACYHDHIDDRFHLRFVQRDEGVQYTHVTDGAIFATGYGQNVPGFIDGIRARIRWDDKGRYRLSRNYAIDVSGREIFVQNAGLYSHGLTNPDLGMSCYRNSCILRELTGVEHYKIERRIALQDFSVPDTEAFVKTPLEAQ